The following are from one region of the Candidatus Peregrinibacteria bacterium genome:
- a CDS encoding sugar transferase, whose amino-acid sequence MRSFIRIIDQKGLSVLILVLTDVVSYFLSFIAAYFVRSHFLVKSFDVSQIQSVEFYLTALPVVFLIMLFVFYIFGLYERKNRIDGVMESYHVMRAVTFAWLLVMAASFLAKIDYSRVLVILFWVISLVLINLGRLIVRHVKLMSIKHGYGLTGVLIVGAGKVGRNLSAELESYVHFGYRVVGFIDDHVKIKEGSPFNFLGKTKDITSLISKHKIDEVFISDPAMSYEAILGLMHKCEGMDVRFKVVSGLFEIVAGRIDMTEIEGIPSLDMRRTRGNFIFLFVKRLMDLLSAIIGCLLLFPLWVIIGLAIKIDSSGPIIFKQKRIGYKGEEFVMWKFRTMHQGVRNQEYAPKSLSDKRVTRVGRFLRKTSLDEVPQFWNVLKGEMSLVGPRPEMPFIVEKYTDWQKRRLDVKPGITGLWQILGRKDLPLHENIEYDFYYIKNRSLFLDIVIIIKTVLVIITGKGAY is encoded by the coding sequence ATGCGCTCATTTATACGCATCATAGATCAAAAGGGGTTATCGGTTTTAATTCTTGTGCTTACGGATGTGGTTTCGTATTTTCTTAGTTTTATAGCCGCATATTTTGTTCGGTCTCATTTTCTGGTTAAGTCTTTTGATGTATCTCAAATACAATCCGTTGAATTTTATCTCACAGCACTACCGGTAGTGTTCCTTATAATGCTTTTTGTTTTTTATATTTTTGGGCTTTATGAAAGGAAAAACAGAATAGATGGGGTAATGGAATCATATCACGTGATGCGCGCAGTAACCTTCGCGTGGTTGCTTGTTATGGCCGCATCATTTTTGGCAAAAATTGATTATTCCAGAGTGCTTGTGATTTTATTTTGGGTAATCTCTTTGGTCCTTATAAATCTTGGTAGATTGATTGTCAGGCACGTGAAGCTTATGTCGATCAAACATGGCTATGGACTAACGGGGGTGCTGATTGTCGGAGCCGGAAAGGTTGGGCGTAATTTGAGCGCAGAATTAGAATCATATGTTCATTTTGGATATAGAGTTGTTGGATTTATAGATGATCATGTAAAAATCAAGGAAGGAAGTCCATTTAATTTTCTTGGAAAAACAAAAGATATTACGAGCCTTATTTCAAAACACAAAATAGATGAGGTTTTTATTTCTGATCCGGCAATGTCGTACGAGGCAATACTTGGTTTGATGCACAAATGTGAGGGTATGGATGTTCGGTTCAAAGTTGTTTCCGGTTTATTTGAAATAGTCGCCGGACGTATAGATATGACTGAAATAGAAGGGATCCCGAGCCTCGACATGCGTCGTACTCGTGGGAATTTCATTTTCTTATTCGTAAAAAGATTGATGGATTTGTTGTCTGCGATCATTGGTTGTTTATTACTTTTTCCACTTTGGGTTATTATTGGTTTAGCAATAAAAATTGATTCAAGTGGGCCAATTATTTTTAAACAAAAACGTATAGGATACAAAGGAGAAGAATTTGTAATGTGGAAATTTCGAACAATGCATCAAGGTGTGCGCAATCAAGAGTATGCTCCAAAAAGTTTGAGTGATAAGAGGGTAACAAGGGTGGGGCGCTTTCTTCGCAAGACAAGCCTCGACGAAGTACCACAATTTTGGAATGTCCTAAAAGGCGAAATGTCATTAGTGGGGCCGCGCCCCGAGATGCCATTTATAGTGGAGAAATATACTGATTGGCAGAAACGCAGGCTCGACGTAAAGCCCGGTATCACGGGACTTTGGCAGATACTTGGAAGGAAGGATTTGCCTCTGCATGAGAATATTGAATATGATTTTTATTATATAAAAAACAGATCACTTTTCCTCGATATTGTTATCATCATTAAGACTGTTCTGGTGATTATTACAGGAAAGGGTGCGTATTAA